The sequence AAAGTCTGGTAAAGAAAGAGCCAACCATTGAAAAGCCCTGTCCCCAAACTTATAACATGCTGGGTGATTGATTTCTAAAAAGGTAGGGTGATATCCGACTTAGTCGTTCTCAGAATAGACCCGCTGAACAATATCATTGGATATCATTTTTATTGTGATAATTTTTTGTAAGCTACTCCAAGAGCCTCTCAGAACTGTAAAGCAGGATATAACTATTCTAAATaatgtctattgatttcaatgcgtCTGGGCCAAGTATGATTTAGTAAGATACTACCCCTACCTGTTAGGCTTAAAGTAGGATGGGCAGAGCAATTGAATCCCCTGATTACCACGCTAGATAAGATTTAGATGCTGCAGAGGTGTCCCTCCCTCCACCCAGCCCTGATGGCCTCTGCTGTCAGGTGAGCTCCACCCATTGGTGGGGAAGctccaccagtgaagggtgtcCCAATGCACCACCCAAACAGCAGACAGACAGAAGTTACAGCCAGTAGCCAGTGGTAGCAAACAGAACCCACCAAAGCAGGGTGATTTGGAGGGGACTGGGCTGGCACGATCTGCTGGATCTTGTGCAGACCTTGCCATCACATGATGTCAATGGGCTCAATCTGGGCATCTTCATTGCACCTGGGACTAGTGCAGCAAAGTGGCATTTTACTTGCCACTTCACCTCCCACTTGGTCATGTGTGAATGCTGGGAGTGTCGATGTTTTGGTTGCAGTTCTCTATCAAGCCCTGCCACTGCTGGTCAAAGTTCAGGATTGCTACCTTAATCTGTGCTGTTAGACTTGGTATTAaatttctttgttctttttttttttttataccaTGAGGTTCTCTGCCTTTGAAATTTAAAAAATTCCCGTAATATGTTGATTTGGTTGCTGAGGACAGTTGATCATTCGCATTAAGCAATTAATGCATTATTTTGCAGCAAGATCTTGACAGGCTGTTGTTTTTTACTTACTGACCGATTGACTGTCTTACAACATATCTATCACATCCTTCCTCtcgaaaggagcccagggtgccaagtaTGGGTTGGCTAACATGCACAATTCTATATATTCTAGAAATCTTGTATATTttactgcagtggttcccaaacatttttctccACGGACTACTTGAAAACTGCTGgcggtcttggcagaccacttaatgatttttctgcctcttgtaacaATTGTAGTGCTCTGTGCTAaaggctgtgtgatttttaaatgtattttattgcttctatcAAGATCACTGGGTCCCAGATTCCTGGTAACCATAGCTCTTGTAAGGCACCCTCAGTTGCCAATCATACCAGGGCTAGAAAAGTAGCAAAaccaatcctgtaaggtagtTAACACTGCCACCACCCATTCTGTCCACCAGTCTGGGCCAGAGGAAACCCAAACCTTAAATTAAATGAATGTTCCCTGGATTCGACAGAAGCAAGAGCTAACAGCCTATGCTTCTTGGAGCCCCAAGCCAAACACACTATTCAGTAGCAGGAGCCAAAAGGACAAAGTGCTGGTTTAGTAGCTAAGGCTTACCTGGAAgaacacacaaataaatataagGTAGCTTTAATTAAAGTGACTAATTAAGAAGAACAACATAACAGAATCCAGAACACCCATAAAAGTTAGAGACATAAAAAAACAgcattgagaattataaagagaaaataaaaataactaaCTAAACCTAGCTCTAATATACAAACCAGCATAACTTAGGAAAATGGACCTCAGCAGGAACAGCATAAGACATCACCCAAAATAGAATGTCAGGGAAGTTGTGGGGACAAGCAAATGAGGCAGAACCTAACTTGTGATAGAAAAAAACATAGCAACTGGATGGAAGTCCCAGGGCTGATCAGAGGACTTCTGCGATGGAACTTCCTAGGGACTCCCTGAACATAGCATATATGCAGTTGCACAGCCAGCTAGCCTTCCCAGCTAACAAGCTTCAGCTGTGGCCTTGAGCATAGCTTGCAAAGATAACTGAGATGACtgcagcagactcttctcagcaacAGGATCTTTACCCATGTTTTTAGGCCAGAAAACAGGATTTCTTTACAGCTTCTtttttccatagaattcaaattgtaatacaaattgtaaaaaagcaatacaaatacaacctcccccaatatgaatgtttaatgtgaTGAATGTTCCATCTTCAACCACAGATTCACAGGCACACCGTGGACAACTTGAATGAcactcacggaccacagtttgggaaccactgttttactGTATTCTTACTTGTGTtctgtttgccttttttttttcagagCTTTACTTAAAAATGTAAGTTCTGTTGATCACTGTGTACTTTTGGTTTCCTATAGATGTTTTTGAAACCTACCAACAAGCATCTACAAATATCCAAGGCTGAGAGCTAAACTCGAAATCATGGACTCTGGTACTAAATTTGTTGAAACTCTAAAGAGGATTGGATATCCAAAGGCAAATTCTCTCAATGGAGAAGACTTTGACTGGTTGTTTGAGACAGTGGAAGATAAGTCATTTTTGGAATGGTTTTGTACAAATTTGAATGAGTGTCATGCTTTATCTGAAGAAGAGCTGAGGTCATTTAACCTGCTCCTTAAATCAGGAAAGCCTGTGTTAGAAGAGGAGGCTCTCAACGAAGCTCTAAAGACGTGTAAGCCTCTTAAATTTAACACCAACAGTTgcaatgaagaagaagaaaaagaagaaaaacttaAAATATTAGAAGATGAACTTCAGACtcttcaaaagagaaaaaatcTAAAAATTTGTCATCGTCACAAGCTTCAAATGATGGCCTCAGCCAATAACATTATGTCCCTGAAACTGAAAGAAATAGGAGAGGAAGCACCTAAAACCCTGAAAGAAGGTCAAGGAATTCTCAATACCATAAATACAAAGATAAACCATGAGCTGCAGTCTCTTGCTCAAAAAATTGGGAAGTTGACCTCCCTCTTTGCTGTTGCATCCAAACAAAAACTGGACGCTCATCCCGTCCTGTTAGCCCAACTTGCCTTAGAAAAATACTTGTGTCAGGAAGAACAAAGCACTGCAGCCCTTACTTTGTATACAAAAAAACAGTTTTTCCAAGGTATATCTGAATTGGTTGAAAGTTCTAATGAAGAAAATTTCCAGCTTGTAGATATAAGGAATTCTTTCACTACCGATGAGAGCAATGATGTATGTGAGGAAAGGTTAGAGCTATCTAGGCTGCAGCTGGCATATGTTTGTGCTCAGCATCAACTGATTCAACAGAAAGCTATGAATCTAAGCATGAGATCAGGTCTCCAGTGGGCAGAAGATAATATTTGTTCTTTAAAGAAGGTAAGTTTTGAAGATTATTGTTCCACAACCAGGCTGTGCAGATCAAAAGAATCTGGGTTATATCAAAGAAAGTAATTGCACAAGTAGAACAACTTTCACTTGCATAACagaacttcccttccctctcatCCCCTCATGTGCCCCCTGTAGCCCCTCAATCTGCTGTGGG is a genomic window of Rhineura floridana isolate rRhiFlo1 chromosome 1, rRhiFlo1.hap2, whole genome shotgun sequence containing:
- the HAUS3 gene encoding HAUS augmin-like complex subunit 3, with amino-acid sequence MDSGTKFVETLKRIGYPKANSLNGEDFDWLFETVEDKSFLEWFCTNLNECHALSEEELRSFNLLLKSGKPVLEEEALNEALKTCKPLKFNTNSCNEEEEKEEKLKILEDELQTLQKRKNLKICHRHKLQMMASANNIMSLKLKEIGEEAPKTLKEGQGILNTINTKINHELQSLAQKIGKLTSLFAVASKQKLDAHPVLLAQLALEKYLCQEEQSTAALTLYTKKQFFQGISELVESSNEENFQLVDIRNSFTTDESNDVCEERLELSRLQLAYVCAQHQLIQQKAMNLSMRSGLQWAEDNICSLKKTPGKEKFEARISSLNNEILKIKKHLAQINNETLPLLVKENAELLNMPVVRGDFDLQIARQDYYTSRQDQICNQLIKQKASFELIQLAYEIEFRKLRDNSHHLENMVRDLKQSNNSLAQVLETMSEPSISHHKITRITIDSKDNATHRLCQLLEGKNPKQLFRTHEGLEQMAEKLHLDTISVADQLAVSSQEQILLMSKMDIDLVSLHNSMYHGGERVCLSNQELAEQFHQLEFLLNKLNQLIMDFLADIKAKKKVLENDKLQQMERKLCVYFFKDEERLKTAVERIEEQAKAQDLS